The Nomascus leucogenys isolate Asia chromosome 16, Asia_NLE_v1, whole genome shotgun sequence genome includes a region encoding these proteins:
- the KCNS2 gene encoding potassium voltage-gated channel subfamily S member 2: MTGQSLWDVSEANVEDGEIRINVGGFKRRLRSHTLLRFPETRLGRLLLCHSREAILELCDDYDDVQREFYFDRNPELFPYVLHFYHTGKLHVMAELCVFSFSQEIEYWGINEFFIDSCCSYSYHGRKVEPEQEKWDEQSDQESTTSSFDEILAFYNDASKFDGQPLGNFRRQLWLALDNPGYSVLSRVFSILSILVVMGSIITMCLNSLPDFQIPDSQGNPGEDPRFEIVEHFGIAWFTFELVARFAVAPDFLKFFKNALNLIDLMSIVPFYITLVVNLVVESTPTLANLGRVAQVLRLMRIFRILKLARHSTGLRSLGATLKYSYKEVGLLLLYLSVGISIFSVVAYTIEKEENEGLATIPACWWWATVSMTTVGYGDVVPGTTAGKLTASACILAGILVVVLPITLIFNKFSHFYRRQKQLESAMRSCDFGDGMKEVPSVNLRDYYAHKVKSLMASLTNMSRSSPSELSLNDSLH; the protein is encoded by the coding sequence ATGACCGGCCAGAGCCTGTGGGACGTGTCGGAGGCCAACGTCGAGGACGGGGAGATCCGCATCAACGTGGGCGGCTTCAAGAGGAGGCTGCGCTCGCACACGCTGCTGCGCTTCCCCGAGACGCGCCTGGGCCGCTTGCTGCTCTGCCACTCGCGCGAGGCCATTCTGGAGCTCTGCGATGACTACGACGACGTCCAGCGGGAGTTCTACTTCGACCGCAACCCTGAGCTCTTCCCCTACGTGCTGCATTTCTATCACACCGGCAAGCTTCACGTCATGGCCGAGCTGTGTGTCTTCTCCTTCAGCCAGGAGATCGAGTACTGGGGCATCAACGAGTTCTTCATTGACTCCTGCTGCAGCTACAGCTACCATGGCCGCAAAGTAGAGCCCGAGCAGGAGAAGTGGGACGAGCAGAGTGACCAGGAGAGCACCACGTCTTCCTTCGATGAGATCCTTGCCTTCTACAACGACGCCTCCAAGTTCGATGGGCAGCCCCTCGGCAACTTCCGCAGGCAGCTGTGGCTGGCGCTGGACAACCCCGGCTACTCAGTGCTGAGCAGGGTCTTCAGCATCCTGTCCATCCTGGTGGTGATGGGGTCAATCATCACCATGTGCCTCAATAGCCTGCCCGACTTCCAAATCCCTGACAGCCAGGGCAACCCCGGCGAGGACCCTAGGTTCGAAATCGTGGAGCACTTTGGCATCGCCTGGTTCACATTTGAGCTGGTGGCCAGGTTTGCTGTGGCCCCTGACTTCCTCAAGTTCTTCAAGAATGCCCTAAACCTTATTGACCTCATGTCCATCGTCCCCTTTTACATCACTCTGGTGGTGAATCTGGTGGTGGAGAGCACACCTACTTTAGCCAACTTGGGCAGGGTGGCCCAGGTCCTGAGGCTGATGCGGATCTTCCGCATCTTAAAGCTGGCCAGGCACTCCACTGGCCTCCGCTCCCTGGGGGCCACTTTGAAATACAGCTACAAAGAAGTAGGGCTGCTCTTGCTCTACCTCTCCGTGGGGATTTCCATCTTCTCCGTGGTGGCCTACACCATTGAAAAGGAGGAGAACGAGGGCCTGGCCACCATCCCTGCCTGCTGGTGGTGGGCTACTGTCAGTATGACCACAGTGGGGTACGGGGATGTGGTCCCAGGGACCACGGCAGGGAAGCTGACTGCCTCTGCCTGCATCTTGGCAGGCATCCTCGTGGTGGTCCTGCCCATCACCTTGATCTTCAATAAGTTCTCCCACTTTTACCGGCGCCAAAAGCAACTTGAGAGTGCCATGCGCAGCTGTGACTTTGGAGATGGAATGAAGGAGGTCCCTTCAGTCAATTTAAGGGACTATTATGCCCATAAAGTTAAATCCCTCATGGCAAGCCTGACGAACATGAGCAGGAGCTCACCAAGTGAACTCAGTTTAAATGATTCCCTACATTAG